The following DNA comes from Cellulophaga sp. HaHa_2_95.
AAAATGCTACCTAATAATAAGGACATTTTACTGGTAAACGCGTTGTCTTTTTTATATATAAACAGCAGTGCTAATAGTAGCCATCCCACCAAGTAAAATGTATAGACAAAAGACTGACTAGCAGGAGCTAATACTTTAACCGCTATAAAGCTCAAGGCTGTAATAGGGAACATACTTAAACAAATTGCCAGATATATTTGAACGACCCGCTCATTGAACCGTCTCTTTTTTTCTGGTATATTTTTTTTATCCCGTGCAACCAACCAAATCATTACTCCAGAAATGATGACAAAGCACGTTACAAAACCTAATAATAGACTCAATAGTTTCAATGCCAAACCTCCGTAATCGCCATAATGAATTCTATACAAAACATTTTTAACAGCTGATACATAGGTTTGCTCCGTAATTGGGTTCTTTTCTGAAACTATTTTTCCCGTATTAGCCTTGTAAATTACTTCTCCAACTCCGTTAAAGCTATCTGAATATGGCAAATGCCCACTGAGTAGCACATGCATATTTTCATCACCAAAATTAAAAATATGACTTTCAAAAATTTCAAAATCGCTCCATTTCTCTTGAGTCTCTACCATATAAGCAGCTACAGAAACATCAGACTGTAATTTTTTATGCGCTGGTTCAAAGCTAGGGTGTGCATAGCCTAGATCTTCATAGAACTTTGCTTGATCACCATCATACATTATTAAAACATTAGGGGCTACCAATAGCAGCTTGATCATGAAAAAAGCCCCCGTAACCGCATAGACAAATTGAAATGGGAGTCCTAACATTCCCAAAGTAGTATGTGCATCTGTCCACATGGTTTTTAGTTTTTCTAAAGGTCTAAAAACATAAAAATTAGCGATGATTTTTTTCCAATGTACTAGCACTCCCGTGATAATGGCAAACAGAAAAAATAAAGCGACAAAACCAGATAGATAATATCCAACAGGATAGGGTATCTGAGCAAAAAAATGTAATCGATATAAAAACTCTCCAAGGGAATACACATCTAAATAAGAATGCTCTTCAAAATTTTCAGTATTTATATAAAAGAACTGCGGCGCTTTTGCCTCCTCTGGTGCTAATGAATCTTTTGATGCAGTAATAGATACAGCTACCTGTTGTTCCCTGTAATATTTTTTTAACTCAATGTCTCTACCATACAAATAGTGTGTTTTAGCAATCGTATCTAAAACAGCATCAACATTAAATTGCATATGATCTGTAGTCTCCACGATATCATTCCGTTCCCAGTTCACTATTTCATCTCTAAAAAAAGAAAAAGAACCTGCAAAAAAAATCACATAAAGAGCAACACTAATAACAATACCGCTAACAGTATGTGTGTGAAAAAGGATATTATAGGTGCGGTTTTTCATTAGAATAGAATTGGATTATAAAGTTTACCCATGTAAATTAAAAAGGAAAACAGGAAGGTGATTAAGAGATAAATTGCCCATATTCTCCAACCACTTTTAGCTAAAAAAGCAACAATCATAAGCACCACCCAAAGTATGAACCCCGTAAAAGTGGCAGTAATTAGTATTGCGGTATGGTCTACGAGGTAGGCTAGTGCTATATGAGAAGAAATGGTCACGAAATACCCTCCGACTATTCCGGCTGTAATCTTAGCAAAACATTGCCAATTAGAGGATAAGTATTTTTTATTTGCTGGCATAGTATTTATAATAGAAAGGTTTCAAAACAAAAACACGGAATGAAAATTAGAAGTGTAATTTTGTACGTGATTAAATGTAAAGGGGCTAATAAAACTATAAAGCTAGCAAGCAGCATTAATGTAATTAGAAAAACAAGAAGTCCACTGCCCCAACCAAATAAATAACTATGTATACAAATAGAAGTAGCTATTAAAATACTAGCAATTATTTTACCGAAACTACGGTGAGTTTCTATCCAGTTTTCAAAACCGAAACCAACATGTTTTACTGCTCTATTTGAAGTGTTGTAAAACATATAGAAAGAAATGAAAACAAGAAATATTGCAATTGAAATCATAAATTAAACCATTAAAACAACCCTGGACGCATGAGCTCATCCAGAGTTGCTTGAGAAAAAATAAACTAACTCACTCAAATAATGCTATTGAATACAATACGTTGCACAGTGCCAAATAAACTCATAAGCATCGCCTCTATAGATTCCTGGCACACGTTCTTCGAAAGTGGTTTCGATGATGTATTTAGTATCCCATGGCTTTTTAAATTGCACATACCCATTTTCATCGGTTTCTAAAGTTTTAGTCCACAAATCGGCCACATATACTTTAAATTCATTTTTTGCTAAAGGCTTATTTTTAAATAAGACTTGTAATTTTACTTCTTCTTTATTCTCGGAAACATCTTTAACTGTTATTCCTGAGCTGTTTAAGATTGCTGTTTCACCTTTCGCTTTTCCTATAACTATTTTTGCGATAGCATTGTAATGTGTTTTAAAAATTCCGAAATCATACTCGGTATAATCAATTACATTAATAGCATCATTATTTAAAACTACGGTATATACTCCCTCTTGCTTTGGTGTAAAATAGCCTACATAATAGTCTTCTTTAGCGCGTACAGACAATTCGCTTTTTATTCCTTGACCGTCTACAATCCAAAGTGTAAAATCTTTTACGTTGGGGAATGCTTCTCCATTTACTTTTTCTACCACACCGTAGGTATATTCTCCAAAGTAGACTCTTACTTCCTGTTTTTTTCCTTTTTCACCTTGCGGATTTGCTTCGATCCACAAATAATGGGCAAAACTTTGTGCGGTAACAAAAAGTAGTATTACTAAAGTTGCAATTGATTTCTTCATAATTTATATCGTGTTAAAATGAATAAGTTACTGTTACTCTTCCGTTAATTCCTGGTTCCGATTGCCAGTATAAATAGGTGCCGTAGTTAGAGCCTGAATATAAATATTCATTCAAAATATTATTCACATTTGCTTGTATTCTGAGCCTGCTATTTTGCCATGAAAGTCCACCATCTAGTCTGAAATAATCAGGTAAATCACTTTGGTTATCTGCTCCCCAGGCCCAAGTAGAACGGTCTATTTGGTATTGGTATCCTAGTGATGCTCCAAAACCTTTTAATTTTGAAGTTTCTGGAAAACTATAATTTAACCATCCGTTGGTCATATGTTTTGCATGCCCTGCTACTCTTGTTCCCACATTATCTGGATCGGTATCTTCTGTGATTTCAACATTGGTATTGGCATAATTTAAAATGATGTTCAATTCCGGAGTAATTTCCCCTTGCAAATCAAATTCGACACCCTTTGATTGTATTTCCCCTAACTGAATAGAAAAATTTACGTTATCAGGATCCGTTACCAATACATTCTCTTTTGTAATTTGATATACTCCTAAAGAGGTTTTTAAACGTCCGTCAAAGAAAGTTTTCTTCATACCTGCTTCAATATCATTAGCCTCCTCAGGATCAAAATAATCTCCTGCGGCACTAATTCCTGTCTGCCCTTGAAAAGATTGGTCATACAAAGCATAGGCTTTTAATGTTGGTAATACATCTACACTTAATCCTACTCTAGGGGTAAATTTTTCATCGCTCTCGTCTTTTCCAATTGTCTTTAAATTAGTATATCTCCCAGCCAATGTAAGTCTAAGCTTATCCTGAAAAAAGCCTATTTCGTCCTGAAAGTAGAATGCGCTAACGGTAGTACCATAATTGTAAACACCATCTCTAAATTTTAAATCTACTGATCTATCAAAATTTGGTAAAACAGAATTGCCATACCTCGGATTATAAATATTAAAGGGCTCATCTATATCGATAACAGCGAACTGGCTAAAATCTGCCCAATATTCTTTCTGACTAAAATCATATCCTCCTAAAATTTTATGACTCACACTTCCGGTATCAAATTTTCCGTTTACATAGGTCTGAAAATATTTTCCAACAGATAAAGCATCCCAAATACTCATGTAACGAGCAGCGTCTCCGGTATCGGAATCTAAACTCCAAAGCCATATAGAATTTCCAACCTGATCATAGCGCATATAAGCAAATTGTGATGCTACACTCCAGTTCTTAGAGAAATCGTGGTTAAAGTTTGTAAACAAAGAGGTTTCTTGAATGTCGGTTGCTGGATAATTTGAATCTGTAAACTTAAAATCACGATCTAAACTACCATAACCACCATCTACAGGAGCAAAAACGTAAGCAGAACCTAAATAACTTTCTGCGTCTTGTATACTTAACTGTGTTGTTAAGGATGTTTTATCAGAAACATTGTAGGTTATGGACGGGGAGATTCCGAAACGTTCTGCGTCTTCTCCTCCTCTATGAGAATCTGCTGTTTGGTACATTCCATTTAATCGGTAAAGCAACTTCCCGTTTTCTGTAAGTTTCCCTCCAAAATCTGCCGTAGCTCTATAACTATCAAAACTACCTGCTGCTACAGAAACTTCTGCTACGCGATTTATGGTAGGCATTTTAGTAACTACATTATAAAATCCGCCTGGTTCTCCTGCAGACATCATAAATCCTGCTGGCCCTTTCACAAATTCTATACGCTCTACACTACTCATATCTTCAGACAACGGACCCCAAGTATCTTGAATATTCACTCCGTTTCTAAAAGCTGGTAATCGAAATCCGCGCATATTCACTCGGGCGAAATTCCCCCAATGCTCTAACATTGTAACACCACTAACGTTACGTATAAGACCATCCATGATATTGGTTACTTGCTGGTCCTTAAGCAAATCACTACTTACCACTTGGATGTTTTGCGGTAGATTTACAATTTCTGTTTGAAGACGTAAAGATGTAGAAGGAGTTTTTATACTATATTTATTTTGTCTACCATTGACAATAACTTCTTTAAGAGCCTCCTCATGTTCTACTAGCGTTACGGAACCAACTGTTGTGTTTTTGTTGGCTATAACATTGATAGTTTTGGTTATCGTTGAAAATCCGATGGAAGAAACTTCTAAAATATATTCCCCAGCAGGAACTGTTTTTATGACAAACTGACCCTGAGCATTTGTCATTACCCCGTGTGCGGTATTTTGCAAAAGAACCGTTGCATCTGCAATAGGATTATTTTGCGCATTCACTACATTACCCTTTATGGTACTCGTCTGCGCGCTGGAAAAAGATACTATTCCGAAAATCGCAACAAACACATATAAATTTTTAAGCATTATTCCTTGTTATTTTTAATTAGTCTAAATAAGTTTGTGGTTGCAAACTTAAAAAAGGGGCTGCAATTTCAAACGACTAGTTATGATAAAAAAAAGACGCGATTTTAATACCGAAGAATTATGTGATTTGAGGTCTTTTCCAAAATGCATTCTAGAAGAAATAGCCGTAAACACTAATTCGTTTACAAGCGATGCCGTTACCGTGAACCAATACCATCTCTTACCTAAGTATGGAAATGGTACTATAAACAATTATAGCTCTGAAGATATTGATATTACCATAAGTAGGTATCAACTCTGTAAAGACTTAGTTTACAAACCCATCTTACATCACGAGATCTTACAAATTTGTTTTCTCATCACTGGTGAAAAAATTATATACCTCAATGATACCCAGCAAGTTTTTTATGAAAATAGAGAATCCTACATGGCCAACATTGATCATTTTAATGGCTACAGCAGAATTTTAGCCGAGAAACCTTTCAAAGAACTACGGGTGATACTACCAAAAGCTTTTTTAATCAATCATGGGCTAATTAATGATTTTGAATTTAAGAGTCTGACCGATGAAAAATTGATTCTCCCTATCACAGAAGAACTTCTAAATATCCTTTTGAGTATCGAACAAAAAAATCCTATAGAAAAAGCAAATAGATTGTATTTAAGAGCAAAAGTATTTGAGCTTATTGCCCTACAAATAGAGTTGTATAAAAAAAATGAAGAACGTTCTTTAAAAACAGATCAAAATAAGATTTTAAACACTCTATATGATGTTAAACAACGCATCAAAGCAACTATTCATAAGAACATGACCCTAACAGAACTAGGAGAAGATATGGGTATAACCGGACCTGCTTTAAACAAAGAATTCATTAGAGTTTTTGGATGCTCTATCCACGACTTTACAATTTCAGAAAAAATGCGACACGCCAAACTTCTATTAGAAAATTCTGAAAAAATGGTCTATCAAATTGCTGAAGAAGTTGGGTACAAAAATTCTACCCATTTTACCGCTGCGTTTAAAAAGAAAGTAGGAGTCACCCCTAAACAGTACAAAAAACAATTATGAGCGGAAGCCCACAGTAACAAGAGTTTGATTAGTTCTGAAAAACAATAAATTCTGACCTACGATTCAAGGCGTGTTCTGCTTCTGAGCATGGCGCATCATTAACACACTTGTTTACTAATAAAGTTTCCCCGTAGCCGGTTCCCGTAATCCGGTTTTCTGATATTCCCATAGAAACGATGTAGGAAACGGTAGATTTAGCTCTGCGGTCTGATAACCAAAGATTGTAACGGTCACTATCTCTACTATCGGAATGCGAACCAACCTCAACACGAGCGTTTGGAAATTCTTTCAAATACGCAACCACCTTATCTAACTCTGGAAAAGCATCTGGATTTAAATAGGAACTATTGGTATTGAAAAATATAGTTTTGAGTTTTAAAATTTCTACTAAGTCAGCTCCAATTACAGACGATTTGTCCCCTTTTTCCATGGCAATTATAAAGTTTAAATCCTCTAGGGTTTCATCGACCGTACCCAATGGGGTTATTAAATATACCGTCTCATCATTATACCCCTCAACCTCAGCAACAAAGCGATATTTTTTACTAGGAAATTCTATCGGAGAAGAAAATTTACCTTGATCGTCAGCAGTAATCTCAAACAGATTATTGTTGGCATAATCATACACCGAAACCTTTCCTAACGGTATCAGTTCTCCGGTTAGCTTATCAATGATAGAACCATTTATTTGTGAAACAAAGGCCTCTGGTTCTTCATCTATTTTTTCAAAAGTAAAGGCATAAATATCATCATCACCCATTCCTCCCGTTCTATTTGAAGCAAAAAAGCCTTTTAATTTCTCTTCATCCAAAATGATAGAAAAATCATCTTCTTTACTGTTTATAGGCTCACCTACATTAGAAACAGCGCCTGTTCTAGCAGATACCGTATAGACATCTAAACCACCTAATCCTGGATGACCATCAGAAGAAAAATATAGATCTCCGCTTTCTGCTATGAACGGAAACGTTTCTCGCGCCTCTGTATTGATGGCATTCCCTAAATTTTCAGGCGTACCAAAGGTGCCATCTTCATTAATGGCAACTTTAAAAATATCTGAAGCTCCTAAACTTGGAGGCATGTCTGATGCAAAGTACAAGGTTTTTTCATCGGCACTTAAACTAGGATGCGCGGTAGAATATTCATTGGTATTAAAAGGTAATTCTATAACATTACCCCAAACTCCATTTTCTAAACTAGCCCTGTATATCTTTAAGCGACTTAAGCCCGCTTCGTCCTCCACAAAATTACCGTCTTTACTGTTATTTCTCGTAAAATAAACCGTAGTACCATCTTTAGTAAATGCTGTAGACGACTCGTGTGTTTTAGAATTTAACTGTTTGGAAAAAACCTCCGGTGTTCTAAAAACTCCGTCTTCACTGGTAGAATCTGCTTGGTACAAGTTCAAATAAGCTTTATTAGTCCATTTATGAATATTATTCACCAACAAACCTGTATCTCTGGCACTCGCGAAAACCAAATTTCCTTGGTATAAGGAGGGTGCAAATTCTGAGTTCTTTGAATTTACACTTACTTTTTTAAGGGTAAATCGTTTTGTTTTAGACTTTATTAGCTCTAAATATTCGGTATTTGCTTCAAACTTCTGTGCTCTAGAATCTGTTCCTTTTATTTTCTGGAATTTCTTCATGTACACATCAGATTTCTTATAATCTTCAGTAGATTTTAAAGACTGTGCATACCTAAAATAATACTCGGATCCAATAGCATCTGTTTTTAAAGCAAAAAGTTTCCCATACCATTCTGCCGCTTTATTATAATCGCCATTATTAAAGTTAGCGTCCCCTAGATTCTTATAAATCACATCAGATTCATACCCTTTAGCCACTAATGCCTCATAGGTCGTAATTGCAAGTGCATAGGAATGGTTGTTAAAATTTTCTTCTGCTTTCTTTAACTTTGACTGCTGTGCATAACCAAAAGTTAGTATTCCAAAAAAGCAAAAAAGATAACTGTAGATATACTTTTTCATAGTTAGAAGAATCTTGGGGTTAATGCATTTCTGTTTTTAGCCGTAAATTCATATCGGAGAAACACCTCAAAAGAACCATCGTTAAATCGCGTATCTCCTAAAGCTGTAGTTTCTTTATCATACGCCAATCCTGCCATTAATCGTTCTGAAATTTGAAAACCTACTAGCGCACTTAACGCCGCATTTAGGCGGTATCCTGCTCCTATGGAAAATTTATCATTATAGAGGAATGTAGCCGAAATATCGGTCTGTAGTGGAGCACCATTTATTGCTTTTAAAAGTACAGCAGGCTTTAATTTTAAATTATAACTCAAATCAAATACATAACCAGAAATTAGATACCAATTCATACGCTCTGTACCTACGGTAGATGAAGCACCAGAAGCAGTATCAAAATGCTCTGTTTCTAAAAAGTTAGGAATAGAGAGTCCGGCATAGAAACGATCATTATGAAAATACACTCCTGCGCCAAAATTAGGAGAAAACTTTTTATCAATAGATTCTACTCCTGCAGGAGCAGTCGAAGGATTATAGTTTCTTAATTTATTAAAATCGATGTTTAAAAAATGTCCCCCTGCTTTTAAACCGAAGCTAAGCTTATTGGTTTCTGAGGTTAGTATGGTATAAGAAAAAGTAGCATCAAAATAAGTATCTTGATTGGTTCCATTTCCAATTTCATCATTTATAATAGATAGCCCCGCACCTACTTTAGTAGAAATTGGACTATGAATATTAAAGGTTTGTGTGGTAGGAGCACCATCTAGACCTACCCATTGCGATCTATGAAGTGCAGCAATACTCAATGCCCCACGAGAACCCGCATAAGCAGGGTTTACCGCTAAAGTATTGTACATGTATTGCGTGTACTGAGCATCTTGTTGCGCCTTTAGACTTCCAAAAAAAGGAAGCACCATAAGCACTATGAGCATTAATATCTTTATGTAGTTACGAAGTTTCATGACGTTCGTTGTATTATCTATTTATATATAAGTAGCCCGATTTCTGTTTGGCTTCTCCTCTTTTTATGTATTTGATTACATAGAAATAAGTACCCGCTGGTAAATAATCGTTGGCTTTAATTACAGCTTGCCCATTAGACAAGCCAGAAAATGAATTTGAACTATTGTTGTAA
Coding sequences within:
- a CDS encoding PepSY domain-containing protein, which encodes MKNRTYNILFHTHTVSGIVISVALYVIFFAGSFSFFRDEIVNWERNDIVETTDHMQFNVDAVLDTIAKTHYLYGRDIELKKYYREQQVAVSITASKDSLAPEEAKAPQFFYINTENFEEHSYLDVYSLGEFLYRLHFFAQIPYPVGYYLSGFVALFFLFAIITGVLVHWKKIIANFYVFRPLEKLKTMWTDAHTTLGMLGLPFQFVYAVTGAFFMIKLLLVAPNVLIMYDGDQAKFYEDLGYAHPSFEPAHKKLQSDVSVAAYMVETQEKWSDFEIFESHIFNFGDENMHVLLSGHLPYSDSFNGVGEVIYKANTGKIVSEKNPITEQTYVSAVKNVLYRIHYGDYGGLALKLLSLLLGFVTCFVIISGVMIWLVARDKKNIPEKKRRFNERVVQIYLAICLSMFPITALSFIAVKVLAPASQSFVYTFYLVGWLLLALLFIYKKDNAFTSKMSLLLGSIFGLLVPVCNGVVTGNWLFMSINNGDSSSYTVDLMWLLIAVFGFLVVYKIDKNPEKRKRN
- a CDS encoding DUF4198 domain-containing protein, whose product is MKKSIATLVILLFVTAQSFAHYLWIEANPQGEKGKKQEVRVYFGEYTYGVVEKVNGEAFPNVKDFTLWIVDGQGIKSELSVRAKEDYYVGYFTPKQEGVYTVVLNNDAINVIDYTEYDFGIFKTHYNAIAKIVIGKAKGETAILNSSGITVKDVSENKEEVKLQVLFKNKPLAKNEFKVYVADLWTKTLETDENGYVQFKKPWDTKYIIETTFEERVPGIYRGDAYEFIWHCATYCIQ
- a CDS encoding TonB-dependent receptor; translation: MLKNLYVFVAIFGIVSFSSAQTSTIKGNVVNAQNNPIADATVLLQNTAHGVMTNAQGQFVIKTVPAGEYILEVSSIGFSTITKTINVIANKNTTVGSVTLVEHEEALKEVIVNGRQNKYSIKTPSTSLRLQTEIVNLPQNIQVVSSDLLKDQQVTNIMDGLIRNVSGVTMLEHWGNFARVNMRGFRLPAFRNGVNIQDTWGPLSEDMSSVERIEFVKGPAGFMMSAGEPGGFYNVVTKMPTINRVAEVSVAAGSFDSYRATADFGGKLTENGKLLYRLNGMYQTADSHRGGEDAERFGISPSITYNVSDKTSLTTQLSIQDAESYLGSAYVFAPVDGGYGSLDRDFKFTDSNYPATDIQETSLFTNFNHDFSKNWSVASQFAYMRYDQVGNSIWLWSLDSDTGDAARYMSIWDALSVGKYFQTYVNGKFDTGSVSHKILGGYDFSQKEYWADFSQFAVIDIDEPFNIYNPRYGNSVLPNFDRSVDLKFRDGVYNYGTTVSAFYFQDEIGFFQDKLRLTLAGRYTNLKTIGKDESDEKFTPRVGLSVDVLPTLKAYALYDQSFQGQTGISAAGDYFDPEEANDIEAGMKKTFFDGRLKTSLGVYQITKENVLVTDPDNVNFSIQLGEIQSKGVEFDLQGEITPELNIILNYANTNVEITEDTDPDNVGTRVAGHAKHMTNGWLNYSFPETSKLKGFGASLGYQYQIDRSTWAWGADNQSDLPDYFRLDGGLSWQNSRLRIQANVNNILNEYLYSGSNYGTYLYWQSEPGINGRVTVTYSF
- a CDS encoding AraC family transcriptional regulator, translating into MIKKRRDFNTEELCDLRSFPKCILEEIAVNTNSFTSDAVTVNQYHLLPKYGNGTINNYSSEDIDITISRYQLCKDLVYKPILHHEILQICFLITGEKIIYLNDTQQVFYENRESYMANIDHFNGYSRILAEKPFKELRVILPKAFLINHGLINDFEFKSLTDEKLILPITEELLNILLSIEQKNPIEKANRLYLRAKVFELIALQIELYKKNEERSLKTDQNKILNTLYDVKQRIKATIHKNMTLTELGEDMGITGPALNKEFIRVFGCSIHDFTISEKMRHAKLLLENSEKMVYQIAEEVGYKNSTHFTAAFKKKVGVTPKQYKKQL
- a CDS encoding OmpA family protein — translated: MKKYIYSYLFCFFGILTFGYAQQSKLKKAEENFNNHSYALAITTYEALVAKGYESDVIYKNLGDANFNNGDYNKAAEWYGKLFALKTDAIGSEYYFRYAQSLKSTEDYKKSDVYMKKFQKIKGTDSRAQKFEANTEYLELIKSKTKRFTLKKVSVNSKNSEFAPSLYQGNLVFASARDTGLLVNNIHKWTNKAYLNLYQADSTSEDGVFRTPEVFSKQLNSKTHESSTAFTKDGTTVYFTRNNSKDGNFVEDEAGLSRLKIYRASLENGVWGNVIELPFNTNEYSTAHPSLSADEKTLYFASDMPPSLGASDIFKVAINEDGTFGTPENLGNAINTEARETFPFIAESGDLYFSSDGHPGLGGLDVYTVSARTGAVSNVGEPINSKEDDFSIILDEEKLKGFFASNRTGGMGDDDIYAFTFEKIDEEPEAFVSQINGSIIDKLTGELIPLGKVSVYDYANNNLFEITADDQGKFSSPIEFPSKKYRFVAEVEGYNDETVYLITPLGTVDETLEDLNFIIAMEKGDKSSVIGADLVEILKLKTIFFNTNSSYLNPDAFPELDKVVAYLKEFPNARVEVGSHSDSRDSDRYNLWLSDRRAKSTVSYIVSMGISENRITGTGYGETLLVNKCVNDAPCSEAEHALNRRSEFIVFQN
- a CDS encoding type IX secretion system membrane protein PorP/SprF, producing MKLRNYIKILMLIVLMVLPFFGSLKAQQDAQYTQYMYNTLAVNPAYAGSRGALSIAALHRSQWVGLDGAPTTQTFNIHSPISTKVGAGLSIINDEIGNGTNQDTYFDATFSYTILTSETNKLSFGLKAGGHFLNIDFNKLRNYNPSTAPAGVESIDKKFSPNFGAGVYFHNDRFYAGLSIPNFLETEHFDTASGASSTVGTERMNWYLISGYVFDLSYNLKLKPAVLLKAINGAPLQTDISATFLYNDKFSIGAGYRLNAALSALVGFQISERLMAGLAYDKETTALGDTRFNDGSFEVFLRYEFTAKNRNALTPRFF